The Grus americana isolate bGruAme1 chromosome 8, bGruAme1.mat, whole genome shotgun sequence genome includes a region encoding these proteins:
- the LRRC8D gene encoding volume-regulated anion channel subunit LRRC8D translates to MFTLAEVASLNDIQPTYRILKPWWDVFMDYLAVVMLMVAIFAGTMQLTKDQVVCLPVLQSTVNSKAQPGMSGKADFTTVETTTGQGEEASMRTVSFGSAPTVTPDVPLSRATSPQYQPTESGQELKKEQKDSSGRKTNLDFQQYVFINQMCYHLALPWYSKYFPYLVLIHTIILIVSSNFWFKYPKTCSKIEHFVSILGKCFESPWTTKALSETACEDSEENKQRLTGAQSLPKYVSTSSDEGSPSASTPMITKSGFKFSADKPMIEVPSVTILDKKDGEQAKALFEKVRKFRAHVEDSDLIYKLYVGQTVIKTVKFIFILCYTANFVNTISFEHICNPKVEHLIGYTQFECTHNMAYMLKKLLISYISLICVYGFICLYTLFWLFRIPLKEYSFEKVREESSFSDIPDVKNDFAFLLHMVDQYDQLYSKRFGVFLSEVSENKLREISLNHEWTFEKLRQHVSRNAQDKQELHLFMLSGVPDAVFDLTDLDVLKLELIPEAKIPAKISQMTNLQELHLCHCPAKVEQTAFSFLRDHLRCLHVKFTDVAEIPAWVYLLKNLRELYLIGNLNSENNKMIGLESLRELRHLKILHVKSNLTKIPPNITDVAPHLTKLVIHNDGTKLVVLNSLKKMTNVAELELQNCELERIPHAIFSLSNLQELDLKSNSIRTIEEIISFQHLKRLTCLKLWHNKIVSIPSSITHIKNLESLYLSNNKLESLPAAVFSLQKLRCLDVSYNSIVSIPVEIGLLQNLQHFHITGNKVDVLPKQLFKCVKLRTLSLGQNCITSIPDKVSQLLQLTHLELKGNCLDRLPATLGQCQLLRKSGLVVEDHLFDALPSEVKEVLNQDTSIPFANGI, encoded by the coding sequence ATGTTTACCCTTGCAGAAGTTGCATCGCTCAATGACATCCAGCCAACTTACCGTATCTTGAAACCATGGTGGGATGTATTTATGGATTATCTAGCTGTTGTTATGTTAATGGTTGCCATTTTTGCTGGAACCATGCAGCTGACCAAAGACCAGGTGGTCTGCTTGCCAGTTTTGCAGTCTACTGTAAATTCAAAAGCACAACCCGGCATGTCAGGGAAGGCTGACTTTACCACTGTGGAAACAACCACTGGTCAAGGAGAAGAAGCATCAATGAGAACGGTTTCCTTCGGAAGTGCCCCTACTGTAACACCTGATGTACCTCTGAGCAGAGCTACCTCTCCTCAGTATCAACCCACTGAATCAGGCCAGGAGCtgaagaaggagcagaaagatTCTTCAGGCCGTAAAACAAATTTGGATTTTCAGCAATATGTGTTTATTAACCAGATGTGCTATCATTTGGCTCTTCCTTGGTATTCAAAGTATTTTCCCTATCTTGTTCTCATCCATACTATCATTTTAATAGTCAGTAGCAATTTTTGGTTCAAATATCCCAAGACTTGCTCAAAAATTGAGCATTTTGTGTCTATCTTAGGGAAGTGCTTTGAGTCCCCTTGGACTACAAAAGCATTGTCTGAAACGGCATGTGAAGACTCCGAGGAGAACAAACAGAGGCTAACTGGTGCCCAGTCCCTGCCCAAGTATGTTTCCACTAGTAGTGATGAAGGAAGCCCAAGTGCCAGCACTCCCATGATAACAAAGTCTGGCTTCAAATTTTCAGCTGACAAGCCGATGATCGAGGTTCCCAGCGTCACTATTTTAGATAAGAAAGATGGCGAACAAGCCAAAGCGCTCTTTGAGAAAGTCCGCAAGTTCAGGGCTCACGTGGAGGACAGTGACCTGATTTACAAACTCTACGTTGGCCAGACTGTCATCAAGACTGTCAAGTTCATATTTATTCTCTGCTATACTGCAAACTTTGTCAACACCATTAGTTTTGAGCACATCTGCAACCCGAAAGTGGAACACCTGATTGGCTACACACAGTTTGAATGTACACACAACATGGCTTACATGTTGAAGAAGCTGCTTATCAGCTATATCTCCCTCATTTGTGTCTATGGTTTTATCTGTCTCTACACGCTTTTCTGGCTGTTCCGAATACCTTTAAAAGAATATTCCTTTGAAAAGGTCAGAGAAGAGAGTAGCTTTAGCGATATCCCTGATGTCaaaaatgattttgcatttctcttgcaTATGGTAGATCAGTACGACCAGCTGTATTCTAAGCGATTTGGTGTCTTTTTGTCAGAGGTAAGTGAGAACAAACTACGGGAAATTAGTTTAAACCATGAATGGACCTTTGAAAAGCTGCGGCAACACGTTTCCCGCAATGCGCAGGACAAACAAGAGTTGCATCTCTTCATGCTGTCGGGGGTCCCCGACGCAGTGTTTGATCTGACGGATCTGGATGTGTTGAAACTGGAGCTGATTCCAGAAGCAAAAATCCCAGCAAAAATTTCCCAGATGACGAATCTTCAGGAGCTTCACTTGTGCCACTGCCCTGCAAAGGTTGAGCAGACTGCCTTCAGCTTTCTCCGGGACCACTTGAGATGCCTTCATGTGAAATTCACAGATGTTGCAGAAATTCCTGCGTGGGTGTATTTGCTCAAAAACCTCCGTGAATTGTACTTGATAGGCAATTTGAActctgaaaacaataaaatgatAGGGCTCGAATCTCTCAGAGAGTTGAGACACCTTAAAATTCTCCACGTAAAGAGCAATTTGACCAAAATTCCCCCCAATATCACAGATGTGGCACCACATCTGACAAAACTAGTCATTCATAATGACGGCACTAAGCTTGTGGTACTCAATAGCCTTAAGAAAATGACTAATGTTGCGGAGTTGGAACTGCAGAACTGTGAACTGGAGAGAATTCCCCATGCCATCTTCAGCCTCTCTAACTTACAGGAACTGGATTTAAAGTCAAATAGCATACGCACAATTGAAGAAATCATCAGTTTCCAGCACTTAAAGAGATTGACTTGTTTAAAGCTGTGGCACAATAAAATAGTCAGCATTCCTTCCTCCATTACCCACATAAAAAATTTGGAGTCTCTTTATCTCTCCAATAACAAACTCGAATCCTTACCAGCCGCAGTGTTCAGTTTACAGAAACTTAGGTGTTTAGATGTAAGCTACAACTCAATCGTGTCGATTCCAGTGGAAATAGGTTTGCTTCAAAATCTGCAGCATTTTCACATCACAGGAAACAAAGTCGACGTTTTGCCAAAACAGTTGTTTAAATGCGTTAAATTGAGGACTTTGAGTCTGGGACAAAACTGTATTACCTCAATCCCAGATAAAGTTAGTCAACTGTTGCAGCTGACTCATCTGGAACTGAAGGGAAACTGCTTGGACCGTCTGCCAGCCACGCTGGGGCAGTGTCAGCTTCTCAGGAAAAGCGGGCTCGTGGTAGAAGATCACCTCTTTGATGCTTTGCCCTCGGAAGTTAAAGAGGTGTTGAATCAAGACACAAGCATTCCTTTTGCTAACGGGATTTAG